The nucleotide window TTTAGATTGTATAAGGATTTTTGAACATgtaacaactttttttttctgaaaaaaaccttCGTTTCATTAGTTTCAAGCTTTCAAAGTCTCCCTTTTCCACATGCagttcttttctgttttctgcacACAGACTTTCTagaaattagaaataattttaatggaaaGTAACAATGCTGTATTCCTCACAATTTTAGCTTTTAGCCACCTTGTTGAGGTTCTCAGCAACAGTGAAATAGTGCTCATTTCATGATGTGAATAATAATTTATGAACTGAACAATGTTGTTAATGCCAATTCTTATAaaacacacaagaaaaaaaaccaaaaagcttttctttctctacaGCTTTCCTTGGACTGCTCAGTAAATGAGAATGAGGAGAAAGGACTGCTGAAGAAATGACACAGATTAGTCACTGAGTTCCTTGTTAGAGATTTTCTGTGCCCACCAAAGGAACTTCATGTTTGGCTACAACCAGATTTCTCTTCTTGTCCTCCTCTGTCACAGTCTGACTGATCTGTTCAAACAGCTTTGAAATCTTGGCAAACCTCAGGTGGTTCTGAAACTTTCGTGCAGCAAAAGCATAAAGCAGAGGGTTAATACAGCTACTGATGAATACAAGTGCTCCAGAGATGTACGCTCCTTTGTCTACAATTTCTTCCAATGCCAAAGACATCTCCTCATTAGAGAGCTCTATTTCAACAGAAATGACATCCAGGATGTTAAAGATGTGGTGAGGGAACCAGCACAGAATGAAAGCCACCACGACACTGGCAATGAGACGTTCTGATCGCTGCTTGGATTGGTAAGTCATTCTGCTTATTCTTCTTGCAACACACACATAACAAGTGCAAATAATTAAGAAAGGGATTACAAAACCTGCAAGGGTCTCCAGCAGAAGATAGGACACTTTCTGTCTATTAGAAGAATAGCTGCGACATGTGCACAGAAGTCGACCGTTCATTTCTTCTGTCTCTTGAAATGGAATGACAGAAATGCCAAA belongs to Agelaius phoeniceus isolate bAgePho1 chromosome 12, bAgePho1.hap1, whole genome shotgun sequence and includes:
- the LOC129125502 gene encoding leukotriene B4 receptor 1-like, which gives rise to MSQAEESSGNSTWNIVRSVVCIILALSFLIGTPGNCIVIWTVCTKMKKVSLSVLLILNLAIADVLVLITLPIWIYSFVDSWVFGIIFCKMLVFIIYCSMYASIFLITALSLERLLAVFYPFTIQIYRRKEKMSLILFLIWFLSVAFGISVIPFQETEEMNGRLLCTCRSYSSNRQKVSYLLLETLAGFVIPFLIICTCYVCVARRISRMTYQSKQRSERLIASVVVAFILCWFPHHIFNILDVISVEIELSNEEMSLALEEIVDKGAYISGALVFISSCINPLLYAFAARKFQNHLRFAKISKLFEQISQTVTEEDKKRNLVVAKHEVPLVGTENL